One genomic region from Populus nigra chromosome 8, ddPopNigr1.1, whole genome shotgun sequence encodes:
- the LOC133700739 gene encoding uncharacterized protein LOC133700739 encodes MINSSNFQLKIQEAPLMEPQLAELERLQTRILNRISKLELSLSTQNNNNNNNNLSACDGGDTTEARLSTILRSNGVKDFAFKKVSSDYYDWPLESRRDVLGAASIDHLCKSIVLVNTQAPSNITDCSDCNNSKYYIVVVQYTARFNAETVKNYLYALNDGKIAKKRFNLRLAPEETSMKLTGYGHNAVTCIGMKTNIPVILDEAILRLNPDFFWLGGGEIDLKLGIRTSEFIDFAKPFIVSCSGT; translated from the exons ATGATAAACTCCTCCAACTTCCAACTGAAAATACAGGAGGCGCCGCTAATGGAACCACAGCTAGCAGAGCTGGAGCGACTTCAAACCCGAATCCTTAATCGAATATCCAAACTCGAGCTCTCTCTTTCTacccaaaacaacaacaacaacaacaataacctCTCCGCCTGCGACGGCGGCGATACCACCGAAGCTCGCCTCTCTACCATTCTCCGATCAAACGGCGTGAAGGACTTCGCCTTCAAAAAAGTCTCCTCCGATTACTACGATTGGCCTCTTGAGTCCCGGCGCGACGTCCTCGGTGCCGCCTCTATCGATCACCTCTGTAAAAGCATCGTCTTg GTTAATACCCAGGCCCCATCCAATATCACTGACTGCAGTGACTGCAATAATTCGAAGTATTACATAGTTGTTGTTCAG TACACTGCTCGATTCAATGCTGAAACTGTTAAAAACTATCTGTATGCTCTCAATGATGGCAAGATAGCTAAAAAGAGATTCAACT TGAGGCTTGCCCCTGAGGAGACATCAATGAAGCTGACAGGATACGGGCACAATGCGGTGACATGTATTGGCATGAAAACCAACATTCCG GTGATTTTGGACGAAGCAATTCTAAGACTCAATCCCGATTTCTTCTGGTTGGGTGGAGGAGAGATTGATTTGAAGCTGGGGATAAGGACTTctgaatttattgattttgcTAAACCATTCATTGTCAGCTGCAGTGGCACAtga
- the LOC133700509 gene encoding L-lactate dehydrogenase B-like, whose product MQKSASASSLGPGGLDLSDMFFKPIQNTSPPSPTKRQTKISVIGAGNVGMAIAQTILTQDLADEIALVDAQPEKLRGEMLDLQHAAAFLPRTKIIASTDYLVTVGSDLCIVTAGARQIAGESRLNLLQRNVALFRGIIPPLAKYSPGTILMIVSNPVDVLTYVAWKLSGFPSNRVVGSGTNLDSSRFRFLIADHLDVNAQDVQASIIGEHGDSSVALWSSISVGGVPVLSFLEKHQIPYEKETLEGIHKAVVDSAYEVISLKGYTSWAIGYSAANLARSILRDQRKIHPVSVLAKGFYGIDDGDVFLSLPAQLGRGGVLGVTNVHLTDEEAQRLRKSAQTILKVQSQLGL is encoded by the exons ATGCAAAAGAGTGCTTCAGCTTCTTCTTTAGGCCCAGGGGGTCTGGACCTATCTGATATGTTCTTCAAACCAATCCAAAACACATCCCCACCATCACCCACCAAACGCCAGACTAAAATTTCTGTTATTGGTGCTGGCAATGTAGGCATGGCAATAGCACAAACAATCTTAACCCAAGACTTAGCTGACGAGATTGCCCTTGTTGATGCCCAACCTGAAAAGCTCCGTGGAGAAATGCTTGATCTCCAACACGCTGCAGCTTTTTTACCCCGCACCAAAATTATTGCGTCCACTGATTACCTCGTCACTGTTGGATCTGATCTTTGTATTGTTACTGCTGGGGCTCGACAGATTGCGGGGGAGTCTAGGTTGAATTTGTTGCAGAGGAATGTTGCTTTGTTTCGGGGAATTATACCTCCGCTTGCTAAGTATTCTCCTGGCACGATCTTGATGATTGTGTCGAATCCTGTTGATGTGTTGACTTATGTGGCGTGGAAGTTGTCGGGGTTTCCTTCGAATCGAGTTGTTGGATCTGGTACGAATTTGGATAGTTCCAGGTTTCGGTTCTTGATTGCTGATCACCTTGATGTCAATGCCCAGGACGTGCAG GCCTCCATTATTGGCGAGCACGGGGATAGTTCTGTGGCATTATGGTCCAGCATAAGTGTTGGGGGAGTGCCCGTATTGAGCTTCTTAGAGAAGCATCAAATTCCATATGAGAAGGAGACACTAGAGGGGATTCACAAAGCAGTTGTAGACAGTGCGTATGAAGTGATTAGTCTCAAGGGTTACACCTCTTGGGCGATCGGGTACTCAGCTGCTAACTTGGCTCGGTCCATACTCAGAGACCAGAGGAAAATCCACCCCGTTTCAGTTCTTGCAAAGGGGTTTTATGGCATTGATGATGGCGATGTGTTCTTGAGCTTACCTGCACAGTTAGGTAGGGGAGGGGTTTTAGGGGTGACCAATGTGCATTTGACGGATGAGGAGGCACAAAGGCTTAGGAAGTCTGCTCAGACCATCTTGAAGGTGCAAAGCCAGTTGGGACTTTGA
- the LOC133702213 gene encoding 36.4 kDa proline-rich protein, which yields MGSKFAAMLFIFMIFMAISLPPIYACTPCTQPHPPSYPHPPTRPTRPIVPHPKPPTTKHPPHHGGHSPSKKPPLPPVVLPPIIINPPPVITPPVIAPPITNPPVITPPPSSSYPPYPPGSGGPPFGGGGGGGGGSGGGGGGGGGGGGGGSIPGVNPPPTTQPTCPINALKLGACVDALGGLVHVGLGNPVENVCCPVLKGLLELEAAICLCTSIRLKLLNLTIFIPLALQVLITCGQTPPPGFVCPPL from the coding sequence ATGGGTTCTAAATTTGCAGCCATgcttttcatcttcatgatctTCATGGCAATATCCTTGCCACCCATTTATGCTTGCACTCCTTGCACTCAACCACATCCACCATCATACCCTCACCCTCCAACCCGCCCAACCCGCCCTATAGTTCCTCACCCAAAACCACCAACCACGAAGCATCCACCGCATCATGGAGGCCACTCACCTTCCAAGAAACCACCATTGCCACCAGTAGTACTACCACCAATTATAATAAATCCCCCGCCAGTGATAACACCTCCAGTAATAGCACCACCTATAACAAACCCTCCTGTGATAACACCACCACCTTCTTCAAGCTACCCTCCATATCCACCTGGTTCTGGTGGTCCTCCATTTGGcggaggtggaggtggtggtggtggtagtggaggaggaggtggtggtggaggtggaggtggcgGGGGTGGCAGCATTCCAGGGGTTAATCCTCCTCCAACAACCCAACCAACTTGTCCAATCAATGCATTAAAACTAGGGGCTTGCGTTGATGCGCTAGGAGGCTTGGTGCATGTTGGATTAGGGAACCCAGTTGAGAATGTTTGCTGTCCTGTGCTTAAAGGATTGCTAGAGCTTGAAGCAGCTATTTGTCTTTGCACTAGTATAAGGCTTAAGCTCCTTAACCTCACCATTTTCATTCCTCTAGCTCTTCAAGTGCTGATAACTTGTGGACAGACCCCCCCTCCTGGTTTTGTATGCCCTCCTCTGTGA
- the LOC133701075 gene encoding 14 kDa proline-rich protein DC2.15-like: protein MASKSTASLALFLALNLLFFSLVTACGGGCPSPKPKPKPKPKPKPTPTPTPSPSGGKCPKDALKLGVCADLLGSLLNVTVGNPPVKPCCSVIQGLLDLEAAVCLCTAIKANILGINLNIPLSLSLLLNVCGKKVPKDFQCS from the coding sequence ATGGCTTCCAAAAGCACAGCATCACTTGCTCTCTTTCTTGCACTCAACCTCCTCTTCTTTTCCCTAGTCACGGCCTGTGGAGGGGGTTGCCCGTCTCCAAAGCCAAAGCCAAAGCCAAAGCCAAAGCCAAAGccaacaccaacaccaacaccaagCCCTTCCGGTGGAAAGTGCCCTAAAGATGCACTTAAATTAGGTGTATGTGCTGACTTGCTCGGTTCATTGCTTAATGTCACCGTTGGCAACCCCCCTGTAAAGCCTTGCTGCAGTGTCATTCAAGGCCTTCTTGATCTCGAGGCTGCTGTTTGCCTTTGCACTGCCATCAAAGCTAACATCCTGGGTATCAACCTTAACATCCCACTCTCTCTAAGCTTGCTTCTCAATGTCTGTGGAAAGAAAGTCCCCAAAGACTTCCAATGTTCCTAA